Proteins encoded in a region of the Marinococcus sp. PL1-022 genome:
- a CDS encoding LLM class flavin-dependent oxidoreductase, which translates to MNISILDQSPIAEGDTPEKAFEHTRELVQMAEKWGFHRFWVAEHHSTSGLAGSSPEILMSHLASVTTSIRIGSGGVLLPQYSPYKVAENFKVLEALFPGRIDLGIGRSPGGGNTIREALTDGNKKSMSAFPRLLQEVQGFIDRSLPSDHPYASIKASPMSSSLPETWVLGLSERGARDAGRQSAGFMFGQFISPDQGAWAVRKYHSSFVPSSRQPQPVTAACVFIVCAATDEEADFLALSQDQWLLNVEKGTNTKVPAPDSVNPDSWTQEEREKVQENRRRAVIGSPAAVQKQLRELRDKLGLDELMGITNIYDFEAKKKSFQYAAGIADNL; encoded by the coding sequence ATGAATATCAGTATTCTTGATCAGTCACCGATTGCAGAAGGCGATACCCCCGAAAAAGCCTTCGAACATACCCGTGAACTCGTTCAAATGGCGGAGAAATGGGGATTTCACCGCTTTTGGGTGGCCGAGCATCACAGCACCAGCGGCCTGGCCGGCTCCTCGCCGGAAATTCTGATGTCACACCTCGCAAGCGTCACCACAAGCATCCGTATCGGCTCGGGAGGCGTCCTGCTCCCACAGTACAGCCCATACAAGGTAGCCGAAAACTTTAAAGTGCTTGAAGCTTTATTTCCCGGCCGGATCGACCTGGGCATTGGAAGATCTCCCGGCGGGGGCAACACGATCCGGGAAGCCTTGACAGACGGTAATAAAAAAAGCATGTCCGCCTTCCCCCGCCTTCTTCAGGAGGTTCAGGGATTTATTGACCGATCCCTTCCCAGTGATCATCCCTATGCCTCCATTAAAGCATCTCCGATGAGCAGCTCCCTGCCCGAAACCTGGGTACTCGGTTTGTCCGAGCGCGGCGCGCGGGATGCCGGCAGGCAAAGTGCCGGATTCATGTTCGGCCAGTTTATCAGTCCGGACCAGGGCGCCTGGGCGGTCCGTAAATACCACTCCTCCTTTGTGCCAAGCAGCCGGCAGCCACAGCCAGTGACTGCTGCCTGTGTATTTATTGTCTGCGCGGCTACTGACGAAGAGGCTGATTTTCTGGCGCTCAGCCAGGATCAATGGCTGCTGAATGTCGAAAAGGGCACTAATACGAAAGTGCCTGCCCCGGATAGCGTAAATCCCGACTCCTGGACACAGGAGGAGAGGGAAAAGGTACAGGAGAATCGGCGGCGAGCTGTTATTGGCTCCCCGGCTGCCGTGCAGAAACAGCTGCGTGAACTGCGGGATAAGCTTGGGCTCGATGAACTGATGGGCATTACCAACATTTATGATTTTGAAGCAAAAAAGAAGTCTTTCCAATATGCCGCCGGTATTGCTGACAACCTTTAA
- a CDS encoding GbsR/MarR family transcriptional regulator, which produces MEREQKNIQDKLDEARHQFIATIAQNMGLYGVSDTNGRLYGTVLFSKRPMTLDDMSEALGMSKMSMSTGIRALMDADMVERVWEKGVRKDLYQSHDDWYQSFTSVFVNRWREAADNNQKAARRAKEEFEAFLEEAEDPYLIDVLKHDLEKIDYALHYYEWLDEVISIFESGEIFSMIPPK; this is translated from the coding sequence ATGGAAAGGGAACAAAAAAACATTCAGGACAAGCTGGACGAAGCGAGACACCAGTTCATTGCCACAATTGCCCAGAACATGGGCTTATACGGCGTTTCCGATACGAACGGACGTCTTTACGGCACCGTGTTGTTTTCCAAGCGTCCCATGACACTCGATGACATGAGCGAAGCACTCGGCATGAGTAAAATGAGTATGAGTACAGGAATACGGGCCCTCATGGATGCAGATATGGTCGAACGGGTATGGGAAAAAGGGGTACGGAAGGATTTGTACCAGTCCCACGACGACTGGTATCAATCGTTCACCTCCGTTTTTGTGAACCGGTGGAGAGAGGCGGCAGACAATAATCAGAAAGCCGCCCGCCGTGCCAAAGAGGAATTCGAAGCATTTTTAGAGGAAGCGGAGGATCCCTATCTTATTGACGTACTTAAGCACGATCTTGAAAAAATCGATTACGCACTGCACTATTATGAATGGCTTGATGAAGTAATAAGCATTTTTGAAAGCGGTGAAATTTTTTCGATGATCCCCCCAAAGTAA
- a CDS encoding glycine betaine/L-proline ABC transporter ATP-binding protein gives MAKIEVENLTKVFGKRPSRAIKLLEQGKSKDEILEETGCTVGVNRTNFSVEAGEIFVIMGLSGSGKSTLVRLLNRLIDPTEGSVWVDGDDLARMDDKGLRAVRREKMSMVFQQFGLFPFRTILDNVAYGLEIQGLEEQEKKKKADEALQLVGLGGYGNMYPDELSGGMQQRVGLARALAADTDILLMDEAFSALDPLIRKEMQDELLELQGRMKKTIVFITHDLDEALRLGDRITIMKDGRVVQIGTPEDILQHPADDYVAKFVEDVDRSKVFTAEAVMKRPEVLTIDKDGPRVALQRMKKEGISSLYVTNKDRTLLGIVHADEVSELAEQGSEDIRSILHEDVPTVQKDTVVKEMIELLTYKNTPVAVVDEENKIVGIVVRGSVMALLSGKEVSAVE, from the coding sequence TTGGCGAAGATAGAAGTGGAGAACTTAACCAAGGTCTTCGGCAAACGCCCAAGCCGTGCGATTAAGCTGCTGGAACAGGGGAAATCAAAGGATGAAATCCTGGAAGAGACCGGCTGCACGGTCGGTGTGAACCGAACCAATTTTTCGGTGGAGGCCGGAGAAATATTTGTCATCATGGGACTTTCCGGGAGCGGAAAATCTACTCTTGTGCGACTTCTGAACCGGTTAATTGATCCGACCGAAGGAAGCGTCTGGGTGGACGGCGATGATCTGGCCCGTATGGACGATAAAGGGCTGAGAGCGGTACGCCGGGAAAAAATGAGCATGGTTTTCCAACAATTCGGACTATTTCCCTTCCGTACGATTCTCGATAACGTAGCGTACGGTCTGGAAATACAGGGTCTCGAGGAGCAGGAAAAAAAGAAAAAAGCAGATGAAGCCCTGCAGCTGGTCGGCCTTGGCGGCTACGGCAACATGTATCCGGATGAACTTTCCGGCGGGATGCAGCAGCGTGTCGGCCTGGCAAGGGCACTGGCGGCAGATACGGATATTCTGCTGATGGATGAGGCCTTCTCGGCACTCGACCCGCTGATCCGGAAGGAAATGCAGGATGAACTGCTCGAGCTTCAGGGCCGGATGAAAAAGACGATCGTGTTTATTACCCACGACCTGGACGAAGCGCTCCGGCTCGGCGACCGCATTACGATCATGAAGGACGGACGGGTTGTCCAGATCGGCACGCCGGAGGATATTCTTCAGCACCCGGCTGATGACTACGTCGCCAAATTCGTGGAAGACGTGGATCGCTCCAAGGTATTTACCGCGGAAGCTGTCATGAAACGGCCGGAAGTGCTGACGATCGATAAAGACGGGCCGCGGGTGGCACTTCAGCGCATGAAAAAGGAAGGCATTTCGAGCCTGTATGTAACCAATAAAGACCGCACGCTGCTTGGTATTGTCCATGCCGATGAAGTATCGGAATTGGCAGAGCAGGGATCCGAAGATATTCGGAGCATACTTCATGAAGACGTGCCGACAGTTCAAAAGGATACCGTGGTCAAGGAAATGATCGAGCTGCTTACATACAAAAACACACCAGTAGCCGTCGTAGATGAAGAAAACAAAATTGTCGGCATTGTTGTAAGAGGCTCCGTTATGGCACTGCTTTCCGGCAAGGAGGTGTCGGCCGTTGAGTAA
- a CDS encoding proline/glycine betaine ABC transporter permease has product MSNITPLPLAAWIDAFVEWLTQAEFIFGPLTNFIGYIISGFEWFFGIFPPWLLLIIIVGLTFWFAGRKIGLTVFVLLGLLLIWNLGYWEDMVLTLAIVLTAGVISIVIGVPVGIWMSRSPVVEGTIKPVLDFMQTMPAFVYLIPAVAFFGIGMVPGVVASVIFAMPPTIRFTNLGIRQVPTEIIEASEAFGSTGNQKLFKVQLPMAKTTIMAGINQTIMLALSMVVIASMIGADGLGTAVYFAVGRNDVGGGFEAGLAIVIVAIILDRLTQGIGASNRK; this is encoded by the coding sequence TTGAGTAACATCACCCCGCTGCCACTTGCTGCCTGGATTGATGCGTTTGTCGAATGGCTGACCCAGGCGGAATTTATTTTTGGCCCCCTTACGAACTTTATTGGCTATATTATCAGCGGCTTTGAATGGTTTTTCGGCATTTTTCCGCCGTGGCTGCTGCTCATTATTATTGTCGGGTTAACGTTCTGGTTTGCCGGACGGAAAATCGGGCTCACGGTGTTTGTCCTGCTCGGGCTGCTGCTCATCTGGAACCTGGGCTACTGGGAAGACATGGTGCTGACGCTTGCAATCGTTCTGACTGCCGGGGTGATTTCCATTGTTATCGGGGTGCCGGTCGGCATCTGGATGTCCCGGAGCCCGGTGGTTGAGGGCACGATTAAGCCGGTGCTCGACTTTATGCAGACAATGCCTGCCTTTGTGTACCTGATCCCGGCCGTTGCCTTTTTTGGCATCGGGATGGTACCGGGTGTCGTCGCCTCGGTCATCTTTGCGATGCCGCCGACGATCCGTTTTACGAACCTCGGCATCCGCCAGGTGCCGACCGAAATCATCGAAGCCTCGGAGGCCTTCGGGTCCACGGGCAATCAGAAGCTTTTCAAGGTACAGCTGCCGATGGCGAAAACGACCATTATGGCCGGGATTAACCAGACAATCATGCTGGCGCTGTCGATGGTCGTGATCGCCTCGATGATCGGGGCGGACGGCCTCGGGACGGCCGTATACTTTGCAGTCGGCAGAAACGATGTCGGCGGCGGCTTTGAAGCCGGTCTTGCGATCGTAATTGTGGCGATTATTCTCGACCGGCTGACGCAGGGCATTGGAGCAAGTAATCGAAAATAG
- a CDS encoding glycine betaine ABC transporter substrate-binding protein, producing the protein MEKLWKKAGLGAAGISMAAVMTACGGGGGDSEESGGSDDSGSSEESSSGGAFGEEVDYTITGIDAGAGIMSQTQTAIEDYGLSNWNLQQSSGAAMTSALGDAVENEEPIIVTGWTPHWMFSEYDLKYLEDPEGSYGDGDDIHTVVRQGLEEDMPGAYQFLDQFQWEASNMEEIMVEIQNGTEPAEAAATWVDENEDMVSEWTDGVEEVDGEAIELVYVAWDSEIASTNVVGEVLTDLGYDVTLTQLEAGPMFAAVADGEADGMVAGWFPNTHASQMEEYGDDYEDLGANLEGAITGLVVPEYMDIESIEDLEAEE; encoded by the coding sequence ATGGAAAAATTATGGAAAAAAGCTGGTTTAGGCGCAGCCGGAATATCAATGGCAGCGGTGATGACTGCCTGCGGCGGCGGAGGCGGAGATTCAGAAGAATCCGGCGGCTCTGACGATTCCGGATCGAGTGAAGAATCCTCTTCCGGTGGAGCATTTGGCGAAGAAGTGGACTACACAATTACCGGTATTGATGCCGGTGCTGGTATTATGTCTCAAACGCAGACAGCGATAGAAGACTACGGTCTCAGTAACTGGAACCTGCAACAGAGCTCGGGCGCAGCAATGACAAGCGCACTGGGCGATGCGGTTGAAAACGAAGAGCCAATCATTGTTACCGGCTGGACCCCGCACTGGATGTTCTCAGAATATGACCTGAAGTATTTGGAGGATCCGGAGGGTTCCTACGGCGATGGTGACGATATTCATACTGTTGTACGTCAGGGACTTGAAGAAGACATGCCGGGGGCGTATCAGTTCCTCGATCAGTTCCAGTGGGAAGCTTCTAACATGGAAGAAATTATGGTAGAAATTCAGAATGGTACTGAGCCGGCTGAAGCCGCTGCTACCTGGGTGGATGAAAACGAAGATATGGTGTCTGAATGGACCGATGGCGTGGAAGAGGTTGACGGCGAAGCGATTGAACTCGTATATGTAGCCTGGGATTCTGAGATTGCCTCCACCAACGTGGTCGGGGAAGTACTCACCGATCTTGGGTATGACGTAACTTTAACCCAGCTTGAAGCTGGCCCAATGTTTGCGGCTGTTGCTGACGGCGAAGCAGACGGCATGGTTGCCGGCTGGTTCCCGAATACACACGCAAGCCAGATGGAAGAGTACGGCGATGACTATGAAGATCTTGGTGCGAACCTCGAAGGCGCGATTACCGGCCTGGTCGTTCCAGAATACATGGACATCGAATCAATTGAAGACCTTGAAGCAGAGGAATAA
- a CDS encoding DUF362 domain-containing protein, giving the protein MAFVITSPCIEEKAGECVDVCPVDCIEEGKEQFYIDPDVCIDCGACVVVCPVEAIVEDTELTPETEPYLEKAKQYFGTE; this is encoded by the coding sequence ATGGCATTCGTCATTACATCGCCATGTATAGAGGAAAAAGCAGGGGAATGCGTGGATGTTTGTCCTGTAGACTGTATTGAAGAAGGAAAAGAGCAATTTTATATTGATCCCGACGTCTGTATCGACTGTGGTGCCTGTGTAGTTGTTTGTCCAGTAGAAGCTATCGTGGAGGATACTGAACTGACACCGGAAACAGAACCATACCTGGAAAAAGCAAAACAATATTTCGGTACAGAATAA
- a CDS encoding SLC13 family permease, translated as MSWEIAWVLIIVLAMIGALMKEIARPGIIFLFVLSLLLITGIITPQQGLKGFANQGMLTVGLLCIVAGAVQQTGIVDRFVEGVLSKGRTPRGSLMKMLVPSALMSGFLNNTPIVATFSPLVKRWCEKYDLAPSKFLLPLSYATIIGGTITLIGTSTNLVVHGLLLERGYAGFHFFQLALIGIPATIAVTIFILTVGIKILPDRKPPLFYQKEGRRKYMLKLEITPDYKHLGDTLKRAGFINDPSLQLLAVLPNGESEGREVGEHHILEPGDCLVVYGDLTQIAMLENTDGLDIRTEKSEKKTAEEPNERKLMEVMVTHYSNILFTKLKDIFFDQRFDAAIIGIHRYDESYSSEMKEMVVKPGDTLLLLAGPEFEQRTSAHNDFHVLKNSVNPFLKGPRWKSWLPLVMMMLMVSLAALQVVPIFYAALFAVAGLLLTRSLSLKDAHRYLPYEVLIVIAAAFGLGEAMTSTGAAPLLAERMIDWFMPFGVLGVFTALYVLTNVFTEVVTNNAAAIVMLPVALETADILSVSPLAAAVIVAIAASASFITPIGYQTNLFVYTQGGYRFTDFMKIGIPVSLIVMVITISITWTVWG; from the coding sequence GTGTCCTGGGAGATTGCGTGGGTGCTGATTATCGTATTGGCGATGATTGGTGCTTTGATGAAAGAAATAGCGCGGCCGGGTATTATTTTTTTATTCGTCCTTTCTCTGCTGCTTATCACAGGGATCATTACACCACAACAAGGGCTGAAGGGGTTTGCCAACCAGGGCATGCTGACTGTAGGCCTTCTTTGTATTGTTGCAGGCGCGGTCCAGCAGACCGGCATCGTGGACCGGTTCGTTGAAGGGGTGCTGAGTAAAGGCCGTACCCCTAGAGGGTCGCTAATGAAAATGCTCGTTCCTTCGGCGCTCATGAGTGGTTTTCTGAATAATACGCCGATTGTAGCAACGTTCTCGCCGCTGGTGAAACGGTGGTGCGAGAAATATGATCTGGCGCCGTCCAAATTTCTGCTTCCCTTGTCCTATGCCACGATTATCGGCGGTACGATTACACTGATAGGAACGTCCACCAATCTCGTCGTACATGGACTCCTGCTGGAGAGGGGCTATGCGGGGTTTCATTTTTTTCAGCTCGCGCTGATCGGCATACCGGCAACAATTGCTGTCACGATCTTCATTTTAACGGTCGGCATAAAGATTCTGCCGGACCGGAAGCCGCCGCTGTTTTATCAGAAGGAAGGCCGGCGGAAATACATGCTCAAGCTCGAAATCACCCCGGATTATAAACATCTCGGGGATACGCTGAAGCGGGCAGGCTTTATTAATGACCCGTCTCTGCAGCTGCTGGCTGTGCTGCCAAACGGCGAATCAGAAGGCAGGGAGGTCGGTGAACACCACATTCTTGAGCCGGGAGACTGTCTGGTAGTATACGGAGACCTCACCCAGATCGCGATGCTCGAAAATACGGATGGTCTCGATATTAGAACGGAAAAGAGTGAGAAAAAAACGGCTGAAGAGCCGAATGAACGCAAGCTGATGGAAGTAATGGTAACCCACTACTCCAATATTTTATTTACGAAGCTAAAGGATATTTTCTTTGACCAGCGATTTGATGCTGCGATTATCGGCATTCATCGCTATGATGAGAGCTATTCCTCCGAAATGAAAGAAATGGTGGTAAAGCCCGGGGATACGCTCCTGCTTTTGGCCGGACCGGAGTTTGAACAAAGGACGAGTGCCCATAATGACTTTCACGTGCTGAAAAACAGCGTAAATCCTTTTTTGAAGGGACCAAGGTGGAAAAGCTGGCTGCCGCTCGTCATGATGATGCTCATGGTCAGCCTGGCTGCTCTGCAGGTTGTTCCTATTTTCTATGCAGCGCTGTTCGCCGTCGCCGGACTGCTTTTGACACGTTCACTTTCGCTTAAGGATGCTCACCGGTATCTTCCATATGAAGTGCTGATCGTCATTGCCGCTGCCTTCGGGCTTGGGGAAGCGATGACGAGTACGGGAGCTGCCCCGCTTCTTGCGGAGCGGATGATTGACTGGTTTATGCCGTTCGGAGTGCTGGGGGTGTTTACAGCCCTGTACGTGCTGACAAATGTGTTTACAGAAGTGGTAACCAACAATGCGGCGGCTATCGTTATGCTCCCGGTGGCGCTGGAAACAGCGGATATTTTGTCTGTTTCTCCACTGGCGGCTGCGGTAATTGTCGCGATTGCAGCTTCTGCAAGCTTTATTACGCCAATCGGCTACCAGACGAATCTGTTTGTGTATACGCAGGGCGGCTACCGGTTTACGGATTTTATGAAAATCGGCATTCCGGTGAGTCTGATTGTTATGGTTATTACGATCAGTATTACATGGACGGTATGGGGGTAA
- a CDS encoding VanZ family protein has protein sequence MDIRAEGLSTHKWLFALPLAGAVLTILISTSMPYQQQDIRPWLEHIPFEWLQPYVSVPSFSYGGDPVSVAASGVEGYVEFFIRKASHVFMFTVIFLAALLAAYPYRIPVWGKLAGAYGFVFMFAVLDEFRQHFSPDRHGMWQDVLLDMTGVSAAAVIVVLCWLWRYGSRFM, from the coding sequence TTGGATATACGTGCAGAAGGTCTGTCCACGCATAAATGGCTGTTTGCACTGCCGCTTGCGGGTGCTGTGCTGACCATTCTCATTTCAACCTCCATGCCGTATCAGCAGCAGGACATTCGCCCTTGGCTTGAGCATATCCCGTTTGAGTGGCTGCAGCCGTATGTGTCCGTGCCCTCCTTTTCCTATGGCGGGGATCCGGTAAGTGTAGCTGCCTCCGGCGTGGAAGGCTATGTGGAATTTTTTATCCGAAAGGCAAGCCACGTGTTTATGTTCACCGTTATATTTCTGGCGGCGCTGCTCGCGGCATATCCGTACCGAATTCCGGTTTGGGGGAAGCTTGCAGGGGCTTACGGGTTTGTGTTTATGTTTGCCGTGCTTGATGAGTTCCGGCAGCATTTCAGCCCGGACAGGCATGGCATGTGGCAGGACGTTCTCCTCGACATGACCGGGGTGTCCGCTGCGGCGGTGATTGTTGTTTTATGCTGGCTGTGGAGATACGGATCACGGTTTATGTAA
- a CDS encoding single-stranded DNA-binding protein: MFNQVTLVGRFTRDPELTYTKDGTPVCNFTLAVQRSFRNQEGEYDADFVPVTVWRRQAETTCEYCHKGAMVGVKGRINTRLYDNKDNKRVQVVEVNAEDVRFLKLQTGSSDAPPESIGLNTEPFPAGM; the protein is encoded by the coding sequence ATGTTTAACCAGGTGACGCTTGTCGGCAGATTCACCCGAGATCCCGAATTAACCTATACAAAAGACGGGACCCCGGTATGCAACTTCACCCTTGCTGTCCAGCGGTCCTTTCGCAACCAGGAAGGGGAATACGATGCCGATTTCGTTCCCGTGACCGTATGGCGGCGCCAGGCGGAAACCACGTGCGAATACTGCCACAAAGGCGCTATGGTCGGTGTGAAAGGAAGAATCAATACCCGTCTTTATGACAACAAGGATAACAAGCGTGTGCAGGTGGTTGAAGTAAACGCTGAAGACGTCCGTTTTTTGAAGCTGCAAACCGGTTCTTCTGACGCGCCACCGGAAAGCATCGGCTTAAACACGGAGCCTTTCCCTGCCGGCATGTAG
- a CDS encoding transposase has product MPRDERLWFPGTVYSITAAGASGRTLFPDEKDYKQYVYLLAKVINTTKLDLHAYCLLPDSIHLLAESTYVSISTIMRELHASYAMHYRRHYETGGSVFQARYHSELLPDETSFFEQSRRIHLLPSEKLDHPYPGTYRWCSARDYLAPQPEYAPRHPFLSLERTLAFFPSPRHEYFHRFLYHTSVTQTH; this is encoded by the coding sequence TTGCCCCGGGACGAACGCCTTTGGTTTCCAGGCACCGTCTATTCCATTACTGCAGCTGGAGCTTCCGGCCGTACGTTATTTCCCGACGAAAAAGACTATAAACAATACGTATACTTATTAGCCAAAGTAATCAATACCACGAAGCTCGATCTTCACGCCTACTGTCTTCTTCCGGACAGCATTCACCTGCTGGCCGAGTCCACCTACGTCTCTATCTCCACTATTATGCGGGAGCTGCATGCATCCTATGCCATGCACTACCGACGCCATTACGAAACCGGCGGCTCCGTTTTTCAGGCCCGCTACCATTCCGAGCTTCTTCCCGACGAAACGTCTTTTTTTGAGCAGAGCCGCCGGATACATCTGCTTCCTTCTGAGAAGCTGGATCATCCCTATCCCGGCACGTACCGGTGGTGCAGCGCACGTGACTATCTTGCGCCGCAGCCCGAATACGCCCCGAGACATCCCTTTTTATCCCTCGAACGCACCCTTGCCTTTTTTCCTTCTCCCAGACATGAATACTTTCACCGATTTTTATACCACACGTCTGTAACCCAGACCCACTAA
- the galU gene encoding UTP--glucose-1-phosphate uridylyltransferase GalU, with translation MKVRKAIIPAAGLGTRFLPATKAQPKEMLPIVDKPTIQYIVEEAIAAGIEDIIIVSGRGKRAIEDHFDVSYELEQTLEKKNKTKQLEEVQQISNMANIHYIRQKEPKGLGHAIWCAHRFIGDEPFAVLLGDDIVHSDEPCMKQLTDVFDKYQSSVVGVQQVPDQDVSKYGIIDPKSEEEPGVHKVQGLKEKPDLADAPSNYAVMGRYVLTPEIFDILETLPPGSGNEIQLTDAITKLNESQDVLAYEFDGVRYDVGDKFGFVKATIDFALDREDLRGPLEDYLQNNILQKETDKN, from the coding sequence ATGAAAGTACGTAAAGCTATTATTCCGGCCGCAGGGCTTGGAACGCGTTTTCTGCCGGCGACAAAGGCACAGCCGAAGGAAATGCTTCCGATTGTGGATAAACCCACTATTCAATACATAGTAGAAGAAGCGATTGCTGCCGGCATTGAAGACATTATCATTGTAAGCGGGCGCGGCAAGCGTGCAATTGAGGATCATTTCGATGTTTCGTATGAGCTCGAACAGACGCTCGAAAAGAAAAACAAAACGAAGCAGCTTGAGGAAGTCCAGCAGATTTCCAATATGGCAAATATCCACTACATCCGCCAGAAGGAGCCAAAGGGTCTTGGACACGCCATCTGGTGTGCCCACCGTTTTATCGGGGACGAGCCGTTTGCTGTTCTGCTTGGTGACGATATTGTGCATTCGGACGAGCCGTGCATGAAGCAGCTCACAGACGTCTTTGATAAGTACCAGAGCTCGGTGGTCGGTGTCCAGCAGGTGCCGGATCAGGACGTTTCCAAGTACGGCATCATTGATCCGAAAAGCGAAGAAGAACCGGGCGTTCATAAAGTCCAGGGCTTAAAGGAAAAGCCGGATCTTGCGGATGCGCCGTCCAACTACGCAGTGATGGGTCGCTACGTTCTGACACCGGAAATCTTCGACATTCTCGAAACGCTGCCACCAGGCTCGGGCAATGAGATTCAGCTGACGGATGCGATTACGAAGCTGAATGAAAGCCAGGACGTGCTGGCGTATGAATTTGACGGCGTGCGTTACGATGTCGGCGATAAATTCGGCTTTGTCAAAGCGACAATCGATTTCGCGCTCGACCGGGAGGATCTGCGCGGTCCGCTTGAGGATTACCTGCAGAACAATATTCTGCAAAAAGAAACGGATAAAAACTAG
- a CDS encoding accessory Sec system S-layer assembly protein: MALFGKKKQSSQGDAAKPDELAEQTPADEEAIDEAHDDSGRTVETTLSLHPEAEIPEEDEYYLRFLNGEAPRLKPGQVALSGISAQRDENGLMLVTAFIRNGAEKAIRLKHSTVLLMSNDNQVIAKKKVDLSGVGDIPPRSARPWNFYFAPKEQLQQEFPKDGWKIGFHVEKPKREHHLDLADSWKNALSEQQVDKLKDMIRDMKPPRAGEVNFMGMRAVQSENGDLHVTLLIRNGGNNELRLDNVPLQVEDAHGEVIARGGFKLDNFAVQPFSSRPWTFVFPHRLLKKEEIDLSKWRAYPIKKKKNEENA; encoded by the coding sequence ATGGCTTTATTCGGTAAAAAAAAGCAATCGTCCCAGGGCGATGCTGCCAAACCAGACGAGTTGGCTGAACAAACCCCGGCCGATGAGGAAGCTATCGACGAAGCACACGATGACAGCGGCCGGACCGTAGAGACGACACTAAGCCTGCATCCGGAAGCTGAAATTCCGGAGGAGGATGAATATTACCTGCGCTTTTTAAACGGCGAAGCGCCCCGGCTGAAGCCCGGACAGGTGGCTTTATCGGGCATAAGCGCCCAGCGGGATGAAAACGGATTGATGCTTGTCACTGCCTTTATCCGCAACGGCGCAGAAAAAGCCATCCGTTTGAAGCACTCCACAGTGCTTTTGATGAGTAATGACAACCAGGTGATTGCGAAAAAGAAAGTGGATTTAAGCGGTGTCGGCGATATTCCGCCTAGAAGTGCCCGGCCGTGGAACTTTTATTTCGCGCCCAAGGAACAGCTTCAGCAGGAATTTCCAAAAGACGGATGGAAAATCGGCTTTCATGTGGAAAAACCAAAGCGCGAACACCACCTCGACCTTGCCGACAGCTGGAAAAATGCGCTTAGCGAGCAGCAGGTGGACAAGCTGAAGGACATGATCCGCGATATGAAGCCGCCGCGTGCCGGTGAGGTTAACTTTATGGGGATGCGCGCCGTGCAGTCGGAAAACGGCGACCTGCATGTGACGCTTCTTATCCGCAATGGTGGCAACAATGAGCTCCGGCTCGACAACGTGCCGCTGCAGGTGGAGGATGCGCACGGAGAAGTCATCGCCCGGGGCGGATTTAAGCTCGACAACTTCGCTGTACAGCCTTTCTCAAGCCGGCCATGGACGTTTGTCTTTCCACATCGTCTGCTTAAAAAAGAAGAAATCGATCTTTCCAAATGGAGAGCATATCCGATTAAAAAGAAGAAAAACGAAGAAAACGCGTAA